A single region of the Thermodesulfobacteriota bacterium genome encodes:
- a CDS encoding type I restriction endonuclease, translated as MPGQHTEYAFETAIEHHLTTAGGYEKGDRDAFDPQRGLFPQDVISFVQTTQPKEWEYLANLQKEKAEDTLLDDLCRALNSDHEGCLSVLRHGFKCFGKLFRVAYFAPASGMNPDTQKLYAANRLAVTRQLRYSAKHGNTLDVTLALNGIPVSTLELKNPMTAQTWRHAITQYKNDRDPADPIFQFKKRTMVHFAVDTDEVYMATRLSGRSTYFLPFNRGCGGGAGNPENPGGYKTAYLWEEVLERHSFLDILARFIHLQIEEKQLGGKKVKRETMIFPRYHQLDCVRKLVADARGRGTGTNYLVQHSAGSGKSNSIAWLAHRLASLYTEKDEKVFDSIIVVTDRVVLDQQLQNTIYQFEHKQGVVQKIDINSTQLADALGSGVPVVITTLQKFPFVTEKMGDLPMRRYAVVVDEAHSSQGGETATELKGVLAGAAIKEEARAKAEEEGLPDYEEEILKTMAKRGHQPNISFFAFTATPKYKTLEVFGTKGADGKPQPFHLYSMRQAIDEGFILDVLQNYTTYKTYYRLIKSIEDDPKVDKRKAARALARFMSLHPHNIAQKTEVMVEHFRHFTMHKIGGKAKAMVVTSSRLHAVKYKQAFDKYIAEKGYTGIKTLVAFSGTVIDPDAPEVEYTEVGMNNGIREKELPERFGTEEYQVLLVAEKYQTGFDQPLLHTMYVDKRLAGIQAVQTLSRLNRTHPGKEDTFILDFVNEPEEILKAFQPYYEQTIIGERAEPKQLYELQAKLDGHQVYYKAEVEEFCKVFYKPRQNQTPADHARMNACIDPAVNRYNGLEEEVREEFRKTLVAFRNLYSFMAQVIPFQDSDLEKLYSYIRFLLTKLPRGARGPIYNFDDDVALKFYRLQKIGEGSIAMEPGARYEVAGPTSVGTGVARGDEIELSKLIDILNERFGTEFKPGDQLFFESIREDAVADSSLRQAALANTMENFGYVFRKALEGLFIDRMDQNEEITAKFMNEAQFREAVSQHLLKDVYEKIREEAEAANDK; from the coding sequence ATGCCTGGCCAACATACGGAATACGCATTCGAGACCGCCATCGAGCACCACCTGACCACGGCAGGCGGGTACGAGAAAGGCGACCGGGACGCGTTCGACCCTCAACGCGGCCTCTTCCCGCAGGATGTGATTTCCTTCGTCCAGACAACCCAGCCTAAGGAATGGGAGTACCTCGCCAACCTCCAAAAAGAGAAGGCTGAAGACACTCTGCTGGACGACCTCTGCCGGGCGCTCAATTCCGACCACGAGGGGTGTCTCTCCGTCCTGCGACACGGATTCAAATGCTTTGGAAAGCTGTTTCGCGTGGCCTACTTCGCCCCAGCGAGCGGAATGAACCCGGACACACAGAAACTCTACGCGGCGAACCGACTCGCAGTGACCCGTCAGCTTCGCTACTCGGCCAAGCACGGCAATACCCTCGATGTGACCTTGGCCTTGAATGGCATCCCCGTCTCCACGCTGGAGCTCAAAAACCCCATGACCGCCCAGACTTGGCGGCATGCGATCACACAATACAAGAATGACCGCGACCCGGCGGACCCGATCTTCCAGTTCAAGAAGCGCACGATGGTTCATTTCGCCGTGGACACAGACGAAGTTTACATGGCCACACGGCTTTCCGGCCGCAGCACCTATTTTCTCCCCTTCAACCGGGGCTGCGGAGGCGGCGCAGGTAACCCGGAGAATCCAGGTGGCTACAAAACCGCCTACCTCTGGGAAGAGGTCCTGGAGCGGCACAGCTTTCTCGACATCCTGGCGAGGTTCATTCATCTCCAGATCGAGGAGAAGCAGCTCGGCGGCAAAAAGGTGAAGCGGGAGACGATGATCTTCCCGCGCTACCACCAGCTTGATTGTGTGCGAAAACTCGTGGCCGACGCGCGCGGACGAGGCACCGGAACCAATTACCTCGTCCAACACTCCGCCGGCAGCGGCAAGTCCAACTCCATCGCCTGGCTGGCCCATCGGCTCGCCAGCCTCTACACCGAAAAGGACGAAAAGGTCTTCGACTCGATCATCGTGGTAACCGACCGGGTGGTCCTTGACCAGCAGCTCCAGAACACGATTTACCAGTTCGAGCACAAGCAGGGCGTGGTCCAGAAGATCGACATCAACTCGACCCAGTTGGCCGATGCCCTCGGGTCTGGTGTGCCGGTCGTGATCACCACGTTACAGAAGTTCCCCTTTGTCACCGAGAAGATGGGCGATTTGCCTATGCGCCGATACGCGGTGGTGGTTGATGAGGCGCACAGTTCGCAGGGCGGCGAGACGGCGACCGAACTCAAGGGTGTGCTCGCCGGAGCGGCGATCAAGGAAGAGGCCAGGGCGAAGGCCGAGGAGGAAGGGCTGCCCGATTATGAAGAGGAAATCCTCAAGACCATGGCCAAACGCGGCCACCAGCCCAATATCAGCTTCTTCGCCTTCACCGCGACACCCAAGTATAAAACGCTGGAGGTCTTCGGAACGAAGGGCGCGGATGGTAAGCCGCAACCCTTCCACCTCTACAGCATGCGGCAGGCCATCGACGAGGGCTTCATCCTCGACGTTCTCCAAAACTACACCACGTACAAGACATATTACCGGCTGATCAAGTCCATCGAAGACGATCCCAAGGTGGACAAGCGTAAGGCGGCAAGGGCGCTCGCCCGCTTCATGAGTCTCCATCCGCACAACATCGCCCAGAAGACTGAGGTCATGGTCGAGCATTTCCGCCACTTCACCATGCATAAGATTGGCGGAAAAGCCAAGGCGATGGTAGTCACCTCCAGCCGATTGCACGCGGTAAAGTACAAACAGGCATTCGACAAATACATCGCCGAGAAGGGTTACACGGGGATCAAGACGCTGGTTGCCTTCTCCGGTACGGTGATCGATCCGGATGCACCCGAAGTGGAATACACGGAAGTCGGCATGAACAACGGCATCCGCGAGAAGGAGCTTCCCGAACGCTTTGGAACGGAAGAGTACCAGGTGCTTCTCGTGGCGGAGAAATACCAGACCGGATTTGACCAGCCGCTCCTTCACACCATGTACGTGGACAAGCGGCTCGCAGGAATCCAGGCGGTCCAAACCCTCTCCCGGCTCAACCGTACCCACCCGGGCAAGGAAGATACCTTTATTCTCGACTTCGTCAATGAGCCCGAAGAGATATTGAAGGCCTTCCAACCCTACTACGAGCAGACGATCATCGGCGAGAGGGCGGAGCCGAAGCAACTTTACGAACTTCAGGCCAAATTGGACGGACACCAGGTCTACTACAAGGCCGAGGTCGAGGAGTTCTGTAAGGTTTTCTACAAACCGCGACAGAATCAAACGCCCGCCGACCACGCCAGGATGAACGCGTGCATCGATCCGGCTGTGAATCGTTACAACGGACTTGAAGAAGAGGTCCGCGAGGAGTTCCGCAAGACGCTGGTTGCTTTTAGGAACCTCTATTCGTTCATGGCGCAGGTGATCCCCTTCCAGGACTCCGACTTGGAGAAGCTTTACTCATACATCCGGTTTCTGCTTACCAAACTGCCGAGGGGCGCCCGCGGGCCGATCTACAACTTTGACGATGACGTCGCGCTCAAGTTTTACCGATTGCAGAAGATCGGCGAGGGTTCAATCGCCATGGAGCCGGGCGCTCGCTATGAGGTGGCGGGTCCCACGTCCGTGGGCACCGGCGTCGCCCGAGGTGATGAGATCGAGTTGTCCAAGCTGATCGATATTCTCAACGAGCGGTTCGGAACGGAGTTCAAGCCTGGCGATCAACTGTTTTTCGAGTCGATACGGGAGGATGCTGTAGCCGACAGCAGCCTCCGACAAGCCGCGCTCGCCAACACGATGGAGAACTTCGGCTACGTCTTCCGTAAAGCCCTGGAGGGTCTCTTTATCGACCGCATGGACCAAAACGAGGAAATCACGGCCAAGTTTATGAACGAGGCCCAGTTCCGCGAGGCCGTCAGCCAGCACCTCCTCAAGGATGTCTACGAGAAGATCCGGGAGGAGGCCGAAGCCGCAAATGACAAATGA
- the qrcA gene encoding menaquinone reductase multiheme cytochrome c subunit QrcA: MSEEHVSTGGREGGHKQAGGGLGMLAAGFVVAIVVGWLLYPAIVMSSKPQPINFNHKAHGAEGAGLACDGCHTFREDGSFTGIPRLDNCIQCHASAQGESPEEAKLVEQYVTPNKEIPWLSYSYQPLCVFFSHAAHVKMAQLECTTCHEDMSKSSSSPPVKVYRISGYSKNTMSMEACEDCHAKKGTSNACFVCHK, encoded by the coding sequence ATGTCTGAAGAGCACGTATCGACTGGAGGAAGAGAAGGGGGACACAAGCAGGCCGGCGGGGGGTTAGGTATGCTGGCTGCTGGTTTTGTAGTAGCCATTGTGGTTGGCTGGCTTCTTTACCCGGCTATTGTCATGTCTTCGAAGCCTCAACCCATTAATTTCAACCATAAGGCGCACGGCGCAGAAGGAGCGGGATTAGCCTGTGACGGTTGCCATACTTTCCGTGAAGATGGCAGTTTTACCGGCATTCCCAGGCTGGACAATTGTATCCAGTGTCATGCATCGGCGCAGGGTGAGAGTCCGGAAGAGGCCAAGCTGGTCGAACAGTATGTCACGCCCAATAAGGAGATACCGTGGCTTAGTTATTCCTATCAGCCATTGTGTGTCTTCTTTTCCCATGCCGCCCATGTCAAAATGGCTCAACTGGAATGCACGACATGCCATGAGGATATGAGCAAATCCAGTAGCAGTCCTCCGGTAAAGGTCTATAGAATATCAGGCTACAGCAAGAATACCATGTCCATGGAAGCGTGTGAGGATTGCCACGCCAAAAAGGGCACGAGCAACGCCTGCTTTGTGTGTCATAAATGA
- the mpl gene encoding UDP-N-acetylmuramate:L-alanyl-gamma-D-glutamyl-meso-diaminopimelate ligase, translating into MFDLDMSLNKVPEKVQRVHLMGICGTGMGALAGMLKEKGIEVTGSDTQVYPPMSTFLASLGIKIFQGYSPDNLNHHPDLVIVGNVIRRENEEVRGLAERKIPFVSFPQALRHLFLKGKIPLVVAGTHGKTTTASILAAILEHAGSDPGFMIGGIVKGFGRNYKLGKGPYFVIEGDEYDTAFFDKGPKFLHYQPHIAILTSVEFDHADIYRDLAEVKDAFRRFVRIIPASGALVAHTEDGIVREVIKDAPCPVMGYGEDKGLTWTLAYCLTEEGKTRFSVKKEGGSYAEFISPLIGRHNALNTLAVIAVLDRIGLSPEAIQAGLSSFRGVCRRQEVRGIKNDITVIDDFAHHPTAVRETLLALRAAYPGRRLIAVFEPRTNSSRRKVFQDDYALSFDAADSIIVREPPGLENIPEQDRFSSRNLVEDLKTRGRTAYYFPDTDGILGFLKEHAGGGDVIAIMSNGGFDNIHEKLLAIL; encoded by the coding sequence ATGTTTGACTTAGATATGAGCTTAAATAAGGTGCCTGAAAAGGTGCAGAGGGTCCATCTTATGGGTATCTGCGGGACAGGTATGGGCGCTTTGGCCGGGATGCTCAAGGAAAAAGGCATTGAGGTCACCGGTTCCGATACCCAGGTCTATCCGCCTATGAGCACTTTTTTGGCCTCGCTCGGTATCAAAATCTTTCAGGGCTATAGCCCTGATAACTTAAATCACCATCCGGACCTGGTCATTGTCGGCAACGTGATCCGCCGCGAAAATGAAGAGGTACGCGGCCTGGCCGAAAGGAAGATACCCTTTGTCTCTTTTCCCCAGGCGTTGAGACACCTTTTCTTAAAGGGAAAAATCCCGCTGGTGGTGGCCGGAACCCATGGAAAGACCACTACGGCCTCCATTTTGGCGGCCATACTGGAACATGCCGGGTCGGACCCGGGTTTCATGATCGGGGGTATCGTCAAGGGGTTTGGGCGCAATTATAAACTGGGTAAGGGCCCTTATTTTGTAATAGAAGGCGATGAATATGATACGGCCTTTTTTGACAAGGGGCCTAAGTTCCTGCACTACCAGCCCCATATAGCCATATTGACCAGCGTGGAGTTCGATCATGCCGATATCTATCGGGATCTGGCGGAGGTAAAGGATGCCTTCCGGCGTTTTGTCCGGATTATCCCGGCGTCGGGCGCCTTGGTGGCGCATACCGAGGACGGGATAGTAAGAGAGGTTATTAAGGATGCCCCCTGCCCGGTTATGGGATACGGTGAAGACAAGGGGTTGACATGGACCCTGGCATATTGTCTGACTGAAGAAGGAAAGACGAGGTTTTCCGTTAAAAAAGAGGGCGGATCTTATGCCGAATTCATCAGCCCGCTTATAGGCAGGCACAATGCCCTGAATACCCTGGCAGTTATAGCGGTGTTGGACAGGATAGGACTTTCGCCGGAGGCGATTCAGGCCGGTCTGTCTTCCTTCCGGGGTGTGTGCCGCCGGCAGGAGGTAAGGGGTATAAAGAATGATATCACGGTCATAGACGATTTTGCCCACCACCCCACGGCCGTGCGCGAGACCCTTCTGGCCCTCAGGGCTGCTTATCCGGGGAGGCGTTTGATAGCGGTTTTTGAACCACGAACCAATTCCAGCCGTCGCAAGGTATTTCAGGATGATTATGCCCTTTCATTTGATGCGGCTGATTCCATAATTGTGCGTGAACCGCCTGGTCTGGAAAATATCCCGGAACAGGATCGCTTCTCTTCCAGGAACCTGGTTGAGGATTTAAAGACACGGGGCCGGACCGCCTATTATTTTCCTGACACAGACGGCATATTAGGATTTTTGAAGGAACATGCCGGGGGAGGGGATGTAATTGCCATTATGTCCAACGGCGGTTTTGACAATATCCATGAAAAATTGCTGGCTATTTTATGA
- the qrcC gene encoding menaquinone reductase iron-sulfur cluster-binding subunit QrcC: MSEHHEVASKEKYGMVIDLDKCTGCGTCTVACLSENNHYVREDESDKLHSITWMKVYKVTNGEPFPNTKVAFIPRPCMHCDHHTPCVSVCPVMATDYNPLTGIVSQIYTRCIGCRYCVGACPYHARYFNWWDPVWPEGMHKLLNPDMSPRMRGVVEKCSFCNHRQQKAKDKAYVEGRKELKDGEYVTACAEACPTGAITFGNMKDPESAVAKLIKSPGAFRLLEKLGTEPKVYYLSSESWIRELADNALGRKRTGGLA, translated from the coding sequence ATGAGTGAGCATCATGAGGTCGCCAGCAAAGAAAAATACGGCATGGTTATTGACCTGGATAAGTGTACGGGCTGTGGCACATGTACGGTAGCCTGTCTTTCAGAGAATAACCATTACGTTCGGGAAGATGAGTCGGACAAACTCCATAGCATTACCTGGATGAAGGTCTATAAGGTAACAAACGGGGAGCCGTTTCCAAATACAAAGGTGGCTTTCATCCCGCGTCCCTGTATGCACTGCGATCACCATACACCGTGCGTTTCAGTGTGCCCGGTCATGGCTACAGACTACAATCCGTTAACCGGCATTGTCAGTCAGATTTACACCAGATGTATAGGTTGCCGGTACTGCGTTGGGGCCTGCCCTTACCATGCCCGATATTTCAACTGGTGGGATCCGGTATGGCCGGAAGGCATGCATAAGTTATTGAACCCGGATATGTCCCCGCGTATGCGCGGTGTGGTGGAGAAATGCAGCTTTTGCAATCACCGGCAACAAAAGGCCAAAGATAAAGCCTACGTGGAAGGCCGTAAGGAACTGAAGGATGGCGAATATGTGACCGCCTGCGCTGAGGCCTGTCCCACCGGGGCTATTACCTTCGGCAACATGAAAGATCCGGAAAGCGCCGTAGCCAAACTTATTAAGAGTCCGGGGGCCTTCCGGTTGCTTGAGAAGCTGGGCACTGAGCCGAAGGTCTATTATTTGAGCAGTGAGTCCTGGATCAGAGAATTAGCGGATAATGCGTTGGGGAGAAAGAGGACGGGCGGTCTGGCTTAA
- a CDS encoding phosphoglucomutase has product MSMMRCEEMSKEIRDKCIIPGNHAGSRYFAAISELVRLRETDPDNRAFYQKEIDGIYSLVRDEILTSQARPISPVKFGTSGWRGIIGKDLTVKSVSQVAQAIVDMYKGLDNGSALGPSLGIKSYEEARERGCVLGHDNRFGGEIFAQAVAEVLTAHGFRVHFAGESTTGVLSAAVMELGAAFSCNLTPSHNPLEYGGFKFNAADAGPAAPEITRFIQEKAQKIIEGDLPVEKGVDSALISPFNALEVWKGLIRKNKAIHHIDYDAVIEEFGRRDDIVLAVDCVHGASRIHIRDLLGGASTDRLIILRGEDDPTFGGVAPEPSSKNMRLVNEALKARKERLKLGVIMDPDADRIRFTDGRVEIEMNQFGALAYHYMHEVKGIKGLVAKTVATSNFANAIAAQLGEEVFEPRVGFKEFKPVIDRAVVCFEESDGITIKGHTPEKDAYIGLILALAMTLHLNQNLGRYLAEVQGKFGYFYAARDAVVVSQKGEGLSATLKVLSRYTPGTRLNVGTDEKVISRLIDIDGYKMVFEDGSWLLIRPSGTEPKVRFYVEARGEEGKKDLFDTARGLLREIGLI; this is encoded by the coding sequence ATGAGTATGATGCGATGTGAGGAGATGAGCAAGGAGATTCGGGATAAGTGTATCATTCCGGGCAATCATGCCGGGAGCAGGTATTTCGCGGCCATTTCTGAACTGGTGAGGTTAAGGGAGACCGATCCGGATAACAGGGCCTTTTATCAGAAGGAGATCGACGGTATTTATTCCCTGGTCAGGGACGAAATCCTGACCTCGCAAGCCAGGCCCATATCGCCGGTCAAGTTTGGGACCTCGGGCTGGCGCGGCATTATCGGGAAAGACCTTACGGTCAAGTCGGTAAGCCAGGTGGCTCAGGCCATCGTTGATATGTACAAGGGTCTGGATAACGGTTCGGCGTTAGGCCCAAGCTTAGGGATAAAGAGTTATGAAGAGGCCAGGGAACGCGGCTGTGTGCTTGGCCATGACAATCGCTTTGGCGGCGAGATATTTGCGCAGGCCGTGGCGGAGGTATTGACTGCCCACGGCTTTCGGGTTCATTTTGCCGGTGAGTCCACCACCGGTGTCCTTTCCGCTGCGGTTATGGAGCTGGGCGCGGCCTTTTCCTGCAATCTGACCCCGAGTCACAACCCCCTGGAGTACGGCGGGTTTAAATTTAATGCGGCTGACGCCGGTCCGGCCGCGCCTGAGATCACAAGGTTTATTCAGGAGAAGGCGCAGAAGATCATCGAGGGAGACCTGCCGGTAGAGAAAGGCGTTGACTCCGCTCTCATAAGCCCGTTTAATGCCCTGGAGGTCTGGAAGGGTCTGATCAGAAAAAATAAGGCCATCCACCATATTGATTATGATGCCGTCATTGAAGAGTTTGGCCGGAGAGATGATATTGTACTAGCCGTGGACTGCGTTCACGGCGCCAGCCGCATACACATCAGAGACCTTTTGGGCGGGGCTTCAACTGATCGATTAATCATTCTCCGCGGAGAAGACGACCCCACGTTTGGTGGCGTGGCCCCGGAGCCGTCCAGCAAAAACATGCGGTTGGTAAACGAAGCGCTTAAGGCCCGCAAGGAGAGGTTAAAACTCGGGGTTATCATGGACCCCGATGCAGACCGCATCCGTTTTACCGACGGCCGGGTAGAGATAGAGATGAATCAATTCGGGGCCCTGGCTTACCATTATATGCACGAGGTCAAAGGCATTAAGGGACTGGTGGCGAAGACAGTGGCTACCAGCAATTTTGCCAATGCCATAGCCGCCCAATTGGGCGAGGAGGTCTTTGAGCCCAGGGTTGGGTTTAAGGAATTTAAGCCGGTTATAGACCGGGCCGTAGTCTGTTTTGAAGAGAGCGACGGTATTACCATAAAGGGACATACCCCGGAAAAGGACGCCTATATAGGGCTTATCCTGGCCCTGGCCATGACCCTTCATCTCAATCAGAATCTGGGCCGGTATCTGGCCGAGGTGCAAGGTAAGTTCGGTTATTTCTATGCCGCCCGGGATGCCGTGGTCGTATCACAAAAAGGAGAAGGACTTTCGGCTACTCTTAAGGTATTATCCCGGTATACCCCTGGGACGAGATTAAATGTCGGTACCGATGAAAAGGTTATCAGCCGGCTCATAGATATCGATGGCTATAAAATGGTTTTTGAAGACGGGAGCTGGCTTTTAATCCGGCCTTCCGGGACGGAGCCCAAGGTCAGATTCTATGTGGAGGCCCGCGGCGAAGAGGGCAAAAAAGACCTGTTCGATACGGCCAGGGGACTGTTGAGAGAGATCGGTTTGATTTAA
- a CDS encoding molybdopterin-dependent oxidoreductase: MKLDRRGFLKFAVGGVVGTLATPIPWDMLDESAKFTDLWAPEPAKGPSSFVHSTCRLCPGGCGITLRLVEDKSGRDEWRGWHHKEFIDRRKLPAVPLRAVKIAGNPDHPVNRGGICPLGAAGLQLLYGTNRITAPLKRTNPRGEGEAAWEKITWDEALNIVTGKLREIREAGNSHTVACILDNKKGLTAELIDRFFRAYGSPNVITMPSQEDVETVGLSLMQGTGGHLAYDLENSKYVLSFGAALLEGWGAPVHNMMVFGKWQGASEHALVQIEPNCSITASKADKWLAVKPGTEAALALGMANVIVTEGLYDRSCIARCQGFEGFKALLESEYDPRKVSEITGIPANVIANTARAFAVTKPAVAVYGRGQGVMSGNLAEFMSIYSLNALVGSIGAKGGVVVQREVPFSSWPALATDAVAQQGLAQPRIDGEGGEIKHGVCMSHNLTAALKSGAVNALVVHEANPCYALPRANKFEEAAAKVPFVLALTSCMNETARSADIILPVASYLERLEDVTSAARVPYASMSLTRPVLANVPEARHPGDVFLTLARAMGGSVSSSLPWDNFEALLKEKVGGIFASRRGRIGDQEVAMLGSPDELWEGLNAGKCWYEEPIFGGGGLTFSPQGRTPRLEPVSWMKASREFPMLLVAYENINIANRRAVDTLPYLTKNIDNTVLQKQDLLVRVNPETAGRVRLVEGDAATVQCPAGRLSVRVHMDVGMMPGVIGIPLGLGHSNDDPFLTGKGVNAYEILEPELDPVTGLAVWWGTRAKLIKV, translated from the coding sequence ATGAAATTAGATCGGAGAGGATTCCTGAAATTTGCTGTCGGGGGTGTAGTGGGGACCCTGGCCACGCCCATACCCTGGGACATGCTCGATGAATCGGCTAAATTTACCGACCTTTGGGCCCCGGAGCCGGCTAAGGGGCCGTCTTCATTTGTTCATAGCACCTGCCGGCTTTGCCCGGGAGGCTGCGGTATAACTCTGCGGCTGGTTGAGGACAAATCGGGTCGCGATGAGTGGCGGGGCTGGCATCATAAAGAATTTATAGACAGGCGCAAGCTTCCGGCAGTGCCGCTTCGGGCGGTTAAGATTGCCGGTAACCCTGACCACCCGGTAAACCGCGGCGGGATTTGCCCGCTGGGAGCGGCTGGATTACAGCTCTTATACGGGACAAACCGTATAACCGCCCCGCTTAAGAGGACAAATCCGAGGGGAGAAGGCGAGGCCGCCTGGGAAAAGATTACCTGGGATGAAGCCCTCAATATAGTGACCGGAAAATTAAGGGAGATACGGGAAGCCGGCAATTCGCATACGGTGGCCTGTATCCTGGATAACAAAAAAGGACTGACTGCAGAATTAATAGACCGGTTTTTCCGTGCCTATGGTTCTCCCAACGTGATTACTATGCCTTCACAGGAGGATGTTGAGACCGTAGGCCTGTCATTGATGCAGGGAACAGGCGGGCATTTGGCCTATGACCTGGAAAACAGCAAGTACGTGCTGTCCTTTGGGGCGGCATTACTGGAGGGCTGGGGCGCCCCGGTTCATAACATGATGGTGTTTGGAAAGTGGCAGGGGGCGAGTGAGCATGCCCTGGTTCAGATAGAACCAAACTGTTCCATTACTGCCTCCAAGGCGGATAAATGGCTGGCGGTAAAACCGGGGACTGAGGCTGCTCTGGCCCTGGGCATGGCCAACGTCATCGTTACGGAAGGGCTGTATGACCGGTCATGTATCGCGCGTTGCCAGGGATTTGAAGGATTCAAGGCGCTCCTTGAGAGTGAATATGATCCCCGTAAGGTCTCAGAGATAACAGGAATCCCGGCGAACGTCATCGCCAATACAGCCCGTGCCTTTGCCGTGACTAAGCCTGCGGTTGCGGTCTATGGCCGCGGACAGGGAGTGATGTCCGGCAACCTGGCAGAATTCATGAGTATCTATAGTCTAAACGCCCTGGTAGGTAGTATCGGAGCAAAAGGCGGGGTGGTTGTACAGCGGGAGGTGCCGTTTAGTTCCTGGCCGGCGCTGGCAACAGATGCGGTAGCCCAGCAGGGACTCGCCCAGCCACGGATCGATGGGGAAGGCGGGGAGATTAAGCATGGCGTTTGCATGTCGCATAACTTGACCGCAGCGCTTAAGAGTGGCGCGGTTAATGCCCTGGTAGTCCACGAAGCCAATCCGTGCTATGCGCTGCCCAGGGCCAATAAGTTTGAGGAAGCGGCGGCAAAAGTGCCCTTTGTGTTGGCCCTTACGAGTTGTATGAATGAAACCGCCCGGTCGGCAGATATTATTTTGCCGGTTGCTTCTTATCTGGAAAGGCTGGAGGATGTAACTTCGGCGGCCCGGGTTCCTTACGCCTCCATGAGTTTGACCCGGCCCGTTCTGGCTAATGTACCTGAGGCCAGGCACCCCGGAGATGTCTTCCTGACTTTGGCCAGGGCCATGGGCGGAAGCGTCAGTAGCTCGCTTCCCTGGGATAACTTCGAGGCCTTGCTCAAGGAAAAAGTCGGGGGGATTTTTGCCTCCAGACGAGGCCGGATCGGGGATCAGGAAGTGGCCATGCTCGGCTCGCCAGATGAGCTATGGGAAGGTCTCAATGCCGGGAAGTGCTGGTATGAGGAGCCGATATTTGGAGGCGGGGGGCTTACATTTAGTCCTCAGGGCCGGACACCGCGCCTTGAGCCGGTAAGCTGGATGAAGGCTTCTCGAGAGTTTCCGATGCTTTTAGTGGCTTATGAGAATATCAATATAGCAAATCGCAGGGCAGTGGACACGCTACCCTATCTAACGAAAAATATCGATAACACTGTCCTTCAGAAACAAGACCTTTTGGTTCGGGTAAATCCAGAGACGGCCGGCCGGGTGAGACTGGTTGAAGGGGATGCGGCTACAGTTCAATGTCCTGCCGGAAGATTATCAGTTCGTGTTCACATGGATGTGGGTATGATGCCGGGTGTTATCGGCATCCCCCTCGGACTGGGGCATAGCAACGATGACCCGTTTTTGACTGGGAAAGGCGTTAATGCCTATGAGATACTCGAGCCGGAATTAGACCCGGTGACTGGCCTGGCTGTGTGGTGGGGAACGCGGGCTAAACTTATAAAAGTATGA